The following coding sequences are from one Apium graveolens cultivar Ventura unplaced genomic scaffold, ASM990537v1 ctg2880, whole genome shotgun sequence window:
- the LOC141700752 gene encoding uncharacterized protein LOC141700752, with the protein MVSRSIKRTPTKTIKDCRNRHRTRCRNQYSPLKNTASNVVASINKSISTCHRRLIKIFSKLVRIGTPKRSPRKKGYRALKQVAASDICRSLFAGKPLPPVIPPERKTVFLDLDETLIHSSPEIPPGKFDFVVRPAIDGRRTEFFVAKRPFVDEFLENLSKKYEIVVFTAGIEEYASLVIDKIDRNKVISHRLYRDSCKENDGKFVKDLSELGRDMKRVVLVDDNPNSYEFQPDNAIRIKPFIDDFEDGELKKVMEFLQGCDSFDDMRDAVEQFNLANDDDHLGN; encoded by the coding sequence ATGGTTTCGAGAAGCATTAAAAGAACCCCAACAAAAACCATCAAAGACTGCCGAAATCGCCATCGCACGCGCTGCCGTAACCAGTATTCCCCTCTAAAAAACACGGCATCAAATGTCGTTGCTTCGATAAATAAATCAATCTCCACCTGCCACCGTCGCcttattaagatattttctaagcTTGTTCGTATTGGAACCCCGAAAAGATCTCCCCGGAAGAAGGGGTACCGTGCTTTGAAACAAGTCGCCGCCAGCGACATTTGCCGGTCACTTTTCGCCGGAAAACCACTACCGCCGGTGATCCCGCCTGAGAGGAAGACGGTGTTTCTTGATCTTGATGAGACCCTCATACATTCTTCGCCGGAAATTCCTCCGGGTAAGTTTGATTTTGTAGTCCGGCCGGCGATTGATGGCCGGAGAACTGAATTCTTCGTGGCGAAGCGCCCCTTTGTCGATGAATTTTTGGAGAATCTGAGCAAGAAATATGAGATTGTTGTGTTTACTGCTGGAATTGAAGAGTACGCGTCGTTAGTGATCGATAAAATTGATCGGAACAAGGTGATATCTCACCGGTTGTATCGAGATTCTTGTAAAGAAAATGATGGGAAATTTGTGAAAGATTTGTCGGAATTAGGGAGAGATATGAAAAGGGTGGTTTTAGTTGATGATAACCCGAATTCGTACGAGTTTCAACCCGATAATGCCATTCGAATCAAGCCATTTATCGATGATTTTGAAGATGGTGAGTTGAAGAAAGTGATGGAGTTTCTTCAAGGGTGTGATAGTTTTGATGATATGAGAGATGCTGTTGAGCAATTTAATCTTGCTAATGATGATGATCATTTGGGAAATTAA
- the LOC141700749 gene encoding uncharacterized protein LOC141700749: MVQIRWRKDKKSRKSKEYEGDEKMKGMQVLNLIREFELQKMKDSETVKEYSDKLLSIANKVRLLGSEFPDSRIIQKILVTIPERFEATISSLENAKDLSKISLAEMMNALQAREQRRLIKSEGYVESALVAKVQSIQGGKWMKNDQS, from the exons ATGGTGCAGATCAGGTGGCGTAAGGATaagaaatccagaaaatcaaaG GAGTACGAGGGAGATGAGAAGATGAAGGGAATGCAAGTCCTGAATTTAATCAGAGAGTTTGAACTCCAGAAGATGAAGGATTCAGAGACCGTGAAAGAATATAGTGACAAACTGCTTAGCATAGCAAATAAAGTAAGATTACTTGGTTCTGAATTTCCAGATTCGAGAATAATCCAAAAAATTCTTGTTACTATTCCGGAAAGATTTGAAGCAACCATTTCTTCATTGGAAAACGCAAAAGACTTGTCAAAAATTAGTTTGGCGGAAATGATGAATGCTTTGCAGGCCCGAGAACAACGTAGGCTAATCAAGTCTGAAGGATATGTCGAAAGTGCATTAGTTGCTAAAGTTCAATCAATCCAAGGAGGAAAATGGATGAAAAATGATCAAAGTTAG